One part of the Acidobacteriota bacterium genome encodes these proteins:
- a CDS encoding SCO family protein encodes MFRHWVFSFLFIISLGVLLGVHTSVHAQYRQLEEPPPMQGSPEILKKIGIDQKLNAQIPLTLPFKDETGRDISLQEYFGTKPVILAPVYYECPMLCTLTINGVVQSLDQLKTVAGKDFLVVAVSFNPLETPELAMKKKENYLQMYNRPGSEAGWHFLTGPESSIKQLMDSVGFRYAWDESIKQYAHASGVILLTPQGKVSKYFYGVQYPPNELQASLTEAGKSQIGKPADPVLLYCFQYDSATGKYTLITRNAMKVGGVITVLGLVSFIGLMLYRERKHAHR; translated from the coding sequence ATGTTTCGTCACTGGGTTTTTTCCTTCCTCTTCATTATCAGTCTCGGGGTTCTCCTCGGTGTGCATACTTCGGTTCATGCCCAGTATCGGCAACTTGAAGAACCTCCTCCAATGCAGGGATCACCTGAAATCCTGAAAAAAATCGGGATTGATCAAAAACTCAACGCTCAAATCCCACTCACCCTGCCTTTTAAGGATGAAACGGGGCGTGATATCTCATTGCAAGAATACTTTGGAACCAAACCGGTTATCCTGGCACCTGTGTACTATGAATGCCCAATGCTGTGTACCCTCACCATCAATGGCGTTGTTCAATCTCTGGACCAGCTCAAAACCGTTGCGGGAAAAGATTTTCTGGTGGTGGCGGTCAGTTTCAATCCGCTTGAAACTCCAGAACTGGCGATGAAAAAGAAGGAAAACTACCTGCAAATGTATAATCGGCCAGGGAGTGAAGCCGGCTGGCACTTCCTGACCGGTCCAGAATCTTCAATTAAGCAGTTAATGGATTCTGTTGGGTTCCGCTATGCCTGGGATGAATCAATTAAGCAGTATGCCCACGCCAGCGGCGTGATTTTGCTCACTCCCCAGGGCAAGGTCTCAAAGTACTTTTATGGCGTTCAATACCCCCCCAATGAATTACAAGCCAGTCTCACTGAGGCAGGCAAAAGCCAGATTGGAAAACCGGCTGACCCTGTATTGCTCTATTGTTTTCAGTATGATTCAGCCACGGGGAAATATACGCTGATTACCCGCAATGCCATGAAAGTTGGCGGGGTGATCACGGTGCTGGGGCTCGTTTCTTTTATCGGACTGATGCTCTATCGCGAACGAAAACACGCCCACCGCTAA